The following are from one region of the Petrotoga mobilis SJ95 genome:
- the hisG gene encoding ATP phosphoribosyltransferase, whose translation MSAALPSGRLLEDSKAFLKKIGINVKEPAKRELISYENGYAFYFPRAFDVPVYVENGVDIGICGSDVVLERNNEVYIPLELPFGKCRMSIILPENREISFQNMEGYKIATKYPEITKNFFSEKGLKVKILKLNGAVELAAKTGIADAIVDIVDTGNTIKANNLKEAYKIMDISAVLLVNRITQKTKFDFINDLINKAKNYKNGVKGH comes from the coding sequence ATATCAGCCGCATTGCCATCAGGAAGATTGCTGGAAGACAGTAAGGCTTTTCTAAAAAAGATAGGTATAAATGTTAAAGAACCTGCGAAGAGAGAGCTTATATCATATGAAAATGGTTATGCCTTTTATTTTCCAAGAGCTTTTGATGTTCCTGTATACGTAGAAAATGGAGTAGACATTGGGATATGCGGAAGTGATGTTGTCCTTGAAAGAAACAATGAAGTGTATATTCCATTAGAACTACCTTTTGGTAAATGTAGAATGAGTATCATCTTACCAGAAAACAGAGAAATATCTTTTCAAAATATGGAAGGATACAAAATAGCGACCAAATACCCTGAAATTACAAAAAATTTCTTTTCTGAAAAGGGTTTAAAGGTGAAGATACTCAAGTTAAATGGAGCGGTAGAATTGGCAGCAAAAACCGGTATAGCGGATGCCATAGTAGATATTGTTGACACCGGGAACACTATAAAAGCAAACAATTTAAAAGAAGCTTACAAGATAATGGATATCTCTGCAGTACTCTTGGTAAACAGGATAACCCAAAAGACGAAGTTCGATTTTATAAACGATTTAATAAATAAAGCAAAGAATTATAAAAATGGGGTGAAAGGGCACTAA
- the hisD gene encoding histidinol dehydrogenase, which yields MMELQSYVSQILNDIKNNGMLAVKKYSKQFDNYDGDLELKVEEWDIDEVIPAQDKEIIERTIQRLENYHIKQKTEDIMYSNEYNSTYGLINRPINRIGIYVPGGKPLPSSLLMVAIPAKIAGVKEMLITSSPKDGLINPYIIYIAKKLGIKEIYKIGGIQAIAAMTYGIGMKKVDKIFGPGNQYVNEAKRQVFGEVGIDSLAGPSEICVIADETAKPEYILNDLLSQLEHGYESKAFLVTTSKELYEYCEREGIDRHLFKSIEDCAAKTNEIAPEHLEIMTKDPESVLPLIQNAGAVYLGDYTPVPAADYFLGVNHVLPTGGAARFSSVLNLSDFTKKISIAKVSKEELLKERYLGIRMAEIEGMYQHKKSMEVRK from the coding sequence ATAATGGAATTACAGAGCTACGTTTCACAGATATTAAACGACATTAAAAACAACGGAATGCTTGCAGTAAAAAAGTATTCAAAACAGTTCGATAATTATGATGGTGATTTAGAATTAAAAGTTGAAGAATGGGATATTGACGAAGTAATCCCCGCGCAAGATAAAGAAATTATAGAAAGAACGATTCAAAGGTTAGAGAATTACCATATAAAACAAAAAACAGAAGATATTATGTATTCAAATGAATACAACTCAACTTATGGACTGATTAATAGACCAATAAACAGGATAGGGATCTATGTTCCAGGAGGTAAACCCTTACCTTCGAGTTTGTTGATGGTAGCTATTCCCGCCAAGATTGCAGGGGTAAAAGAAATGTTGATCACTTCCTCTCCAAAAGATGGGTTAATAAACCCTTACATTATCTATATAGCAAAAAAGTTAGGGATAAAAGAAATTTACAAAATTGGTGGAATTCAAGCAATAGCCGCTATGACATACGGCATCGGCATGAAGAAAGTAGATAAAATATTTGGTCCTGGGAACCAATATGTGAATGAAGCAAAACGACAGGTGTTTGGAGAAGTCGGGATAGACAGTTTGGCAGGACCATCAGAAATCTGTGTGATAGCTGATGAGACAGCAAAACCAGAATACATTCTAAACGACTTGCTCTCCCAACTTGAACATGGTTATGAATCTAAAGCTTTCTTGGTCACTACATCAAAAGAATTATACGAATATTGTGAAAGAGAAGGGATAGATAGACACCTTTTCAAAAGTATAGAAGATTGTGCAGCTAAAACCAACGAAATAGCGCCTGAGCATTTAGAGATAATGACAAAAGATCCTGAATCAGTACTACCTCTCATACAAAATGCTGGAGCTGTTTATTTGGGAGATTACACGCCGGTACCGGCGGCGGATTATTTCTTAGGTGTTAACCACGTACTGCCAACAGGTGGTGCAGCACGTTTCTCCTCCGTTTTGAACCTATCAGATTTTACAAAAAAAATATCCATCGCAAAAGTGAGTAAAGAAGAATTGTTAAAAGAGAGATACTTAGGTATAAGAATGGCGGAAATCGAAGGTATGTACCAACACAAAAAATCTATGGAGGTGAGGAAATGA
- the hisB gene encoding imidazoleglycerol-phosphate dehydratase HisB, with protein sequence MRRKTDETDIEINYSKELFVDTGDPVLNHLLKTLFYYMEKDVIIKAKFDLNHHLWEDMGITIGQFLKNEVEGKKIKRFGTSILPMDDALILVSIDISRSYTNIDINIKDAEKGFELGNFKELVLGLSRYLQSTIHIKQINGENAHHIIEASFKALGSALKTALEPSDKLESTNRVYEV encoded by the coding sequence ATGAGAAGAAAAACTGACGAAACAGACATAGAAATAAATTATTCTAAAGAATTATTTGTTGATACCGGGGATCCTGTGTTAAATCATTTATTGAAAACTCTATTCTACTACATGGAAAAGGACGTAATCATCAAGGCAAAGTTCGACCTTAATCACCATTTATGGGAAGATATGGGAATAACAATCGGCCAATTTTTAAAGAACGAAGTGGAAGGTAAGAAAATAAAAAGGTTTGGGACCTCCATCTTACCGATGGACGATGCCCTTATTCTCGTTTCGATTGATATTTCAAGATCCTATACAAACATAGATATCAACATCAAAGATGCTGAAAAAGGTTTTGAATTAGGTAACTTCAAAGAATTAGTTCTAGGGTTGTCAAGGTATTTGCAATCAACTATCCATATTAAGCAAATAAATGGTGAAAACGCTCATCATATAATTGAAGCTTCTTTCAAGGCATTGGGTAGCGCTTTAAAAACGGCCCTTGAACCAAGTGACAAACTCGAAAGTACAAATAGGGTTTACGAAGTATAG
- the hisH gene encoding imidazole glycerol phosphate synthase subunit HisH: MQKIVILNGGVGNFSNVQKAVGGIISNEINDIKKADKIILPGVGSFGIVSNNIIPLKDYILEHIDKNKPFLGICLGMQLLFESSEEGEGTGLSYLPGKVVKFKNMKVPHIGWNSVEFSKDSLIFRGIENGSFFYFVHSYYITTEDQYTISYTEYESRGKTCKFTSSVQKENVFGVQFHPEKSGEKGIKLLENFKNL; this comes from the coding sequence ATGCAGAAAATAGTCATATTAAATGGTGGAGTTGGTAACTTTTCAAATGTCCAAAAAGCTGTCGGAGGTATTATTAGCAATGAAATAAATGACATAAAAAAAGCAGATAAAATCATACTTCCAGGGGTAGGCTCTTTTGGAATAGTTTCAAATAATATAATTCCTCTAAAAGATTATATATTGGAACATATCGACAAAAACAAGCCTTTCTTAGGTATATGTTTAGGGATGCAACTGTTATTTGAAAGTAGCGAAGAAGGTGAAGGCACAGGACTTTCTTATTTACCTGGAAAAGTGGTTAAGTTTAAAAACATGAAAGTACCTCACATAGGTTGGAACAGTGTTGAATTTTCAAAAGATTCTCTGATTTTTCGAGGAATAGAAAATGGAAGTTTCTTCTATTTTGTACACTCTTATTACATAACAACTGAAGATCAATACACAATTTCATACACAGAATATGAAAGCAGAGGAAAAACCTGTAAATTCACATCAAGCGTGCAAAAAGAAAACGTATTCGGAGTACAGTTCCATCCTGAAAAATCAGGCGAAAAAGGAATTAAATTATTAGAAAATTTCAAAAATTTATAA
- the hisA gene encoding 1-(5-phosphoribosyl)-5-((5-phosphoribosylamino)methylideneamino)imidazole-4-carboxamide isomerase: MKSINNIRIIPAIDLMNKKAVRLYKGSKNEIKEYGDPIEIAKEFSKYVDLIHIVDLDGAFEGSVKNLDVVKQIIQKTGLKVELGGGLRTFESIKDAYEIGVTYVIIGTAAFNLEFLEKVTSAFNNITISMDVENGTLKTKGWLENSQITLEDAFSIFKKYTNRFIYTDTNKDGTLEGVSLNIKRFWQDEEIIYAGGVSKKEDLKKLENIGFDGAIIGKALYEGKINLQELRGEQ, from the coding sequence GTGAAATCTATCAACAACATAAGAATAATACCTGCAATAGACTTAATGAATAAAAAAGCGGTAAGACTCTATAAAGGGAGTAAAAACGAAATAAAAGAATACGGAGATCCCATAGAAATAGCCAAAGAATTTTCAAAATATGTCGACCTAATTCATATTGTTGACTTAGACGGTGCTTTTGAAGGATCTGTAAAAAACTTAGATGTCGTAAAACAAATAATCCAAAAAACCGGGTTGAAAGTTGAACTGGGTGGAGGATTAAGAACTTTTGAGAGCATAAAAGATGCATACGAAATAGGTGTTACTTATGTGATCATAGGTACAGCAGCCTTTAACTTAGAATTCTTAGAAAAAGTTACCAGTGCTTTCAACAATATAACCATAAGTATGGATGTTGAGAACGGAACTTTAAAAACAAAAGGTTGGTTAGAAAACTCACAAATTACCTTAGAAGATGCTTTTTCTATTTTTAAAAAATACACCAACAGATTCATATATACAGACACAAATAAAGACGGAACTTTAGAAGGTGTTTCTTTAAACATAAAAAGATTCTGGCAAGATGAAGAAATAATATACGCCGGGGGTGTAAGTAAAAAAGAAGATTTAAAAAAATTGGAAAATATAGGTTTCGATGGGGCTATAATAGGAAAAGCTCTTTACGAAGGTAAAATCAATTTGCAGGAGTTAAGGGGTGAACAATAA
- the hisF gene encoding imidazole glycerol phosphate synthase subunit HisF: MLTKRIVAALDIKEGRVVKGVQFENIRDAGDPVELAKKYEKDGVDEIVFLDITASKEKRNILKNLVEEIAKELFIPFTVGGGLKTVEQMVEIIKCGADKVFINSAAVENPNLIKESSKIIGSSNVVVAIDAKKDVESEKYYVYTHGGSKKTDLDAVEWARKCQELGAGELLVTSMNTDGVKKGYDLNLTKQIVDAVEIPVIASGGAGEVKDFIDVFQIGADAALAASIFHYGIYTAKDLKIQLKKVGINVRL, translated from the coding sequence ATGTTGACAAAAAGAATCGTAGCCGCCTTGGATATAAAAGAAGGAAGAGTCGTAAAGGGAGTACAATTTGAGAACATACGGGACGCGGGAGATCCTGTGGAACTTGCCAAAAAATATGAAAAAGATGGGGTTGATGAGATCGTATTCTTAGATATAACGGCCTCTAAAGAAAAACGCAATATACTCAAAAATCTTGTTGAGGAAATTGCCAAAGAACTATTCATTCCTTTCACCGTGGGTGGTGGATTAAAAACAGTCGAACAAATGGTAGAAATAATAAAATGTGGAGCAGATAAAGTGTTCATAAATTCAGCTGCCGTTGAAAATCCAAATTTAATTAAAGAAAGTTCAAAAATAATAGGGAGCTCCAACGTAGTAGTAGCGATAGATGCAAAAAAAGACGTCGAAAGTGAAAAGTATTACGTATACACACACGGAGGAAGTAAAAAAACGGATTTAGACGCTGTTGAGTGGGCTAGAAAATGTCAAGAGTTGGGAGCAGGGGAACTACTGGTTACTTCTATGAACACCGATGGAGTAAAAAAAGGGTATGACTTGAATTTAACCAAACAAATAGTTGATGCTGTAGAAATCCCAGTTATCGCCTCAGGTGGAGCGGGAGAAGTTAAAGATTTCATCGATGTTTTTCAAATAGGTGCAGATGCTGCTCTTGCTGCATCCATATTCCATTATGGTATCTACACTGCAAAAGACCTCAAAATCCAATTGAAGAAGGTGGGAATAAATGTTAGATTATAA
- the hisIE gene encoding bifunctional phosphoribosyl-AMP cyclohydrolase/phosphoribosyl-ATP diphosphatase HisIE, translating to MLDYKQIIDKLDWEKNNGLIPVIVQGLDGDVLTLGYTDKEALSKTLQTGYVHYYSRSKERIRMKGETSGNYQKLKEAFVDCDNDTLLLKVDQTGPACHLGTKSCFRKIEQIDKLPESNIDYSLDFLNQLKEIIKERKKNPKEGSYTTYLFNEGKEKIYKKFGEEAVEVLVAPNRERTIYETADMIYHLLVLLTYEGIDIGEVVQELKKRHSPEGGKQS from the coding sequence ATGTTAGATTATAAACAAATAATAGACAAATTAGATTGGGAAAAAAACAATGGCCTCATACCTGTAATAGTTCAAGGTCTCGATGGTGACGTATTAACTTTAGGTTATACAGACAAAGAGGCTCTTAGTAAAACTCTACAAACAGGATATGTTCATTATTACTCAAGAAGCAAAGAAAGAATCAGAATGAAAGGAGAAACAAGCGGGAACTATCAAAAATTGAAAGAAGCGTTTGTAGATTGTGATAACGACACATTGCTCTTAAAAGTTGATCAAACAGGACCAGCTTGCCACTTAGGAACGAAAAGTTGTTTTAGAAAAATCGAACAAATTGACAAACTACCTGAATCTAATATAGATTACTCACTAGATTTTCTGAACCAATTAAAGGAAATTATAAAAGAAAGAAAAAAGAACCCAAAAGAAGGATCTTACACAACTTATCTGTTTAATGAAGGAAAGGAAAAAATCTATAAAAAGTTTGGAGAAGAAGCAGTTGAAGTTTTAGTTGCTCCAAATAGGGAAAGAACAATATACGAAACCGCTGATATGATTTATCATTTGTTGGTGTTATTAACCTACGAAGGAATAGATATAGGAGAAGTTGTTCAAGAATTAAAAAAGAGACACTCGCCAGAGGGAGGTAAGCAAAGTTGA
- the hisC gene encoding histidinol-phosphate transaminase: MKFNPILESFEEYKPSNTYINDGFIDLSKNENPFDLSLDLKKIFFQKITETNINRYPELTADNIRQKIATFLNSYFSRYNIDLDMNNIVVGNGSDETISYLVKIFSGKDVIICPPTFEMYEFYSVLNGFSVKKIPLNTNYEIKDIDKAVDDQTSMIFICSPNNPTGNLQPQKEILKALKTGVPVIVDEAYADFSKISMIQHLKDYPNLIILKTFSKAFGLAGIRAGILIANEEIVKQIMKIKSPYSFNVLTEKMVETIIENYNLILEKIDYIIEERNKLSKELGRVALKSDANFILLDFDKIEGITAKAVYNYFLENKMLLRRYSGTLENKIRVTVGTKEENQKFLALFKELTSNYDNRSRLTNVKKQ; this comes from the coding sequence TTGAAATTCAACCCAATTTTAGAAAGTTTTGAGGAATACAAACCTTCTAATACTTATATCAACGATGGATTCATAGATCTCAGCAAAAATGAAAATCCATTCGACCTTTCTTTAGACCTTAAAAAGATCTTTTTCCAAAAGATAACAGAAACAAACATAAATCGATACCCCGAATTAACCGCTGACAACATCAGACAAAAAATAGCGACTTTCTTAAACTCATATTTTTCAAGATATAATATAGATCTTGACATGAACAACATAGTGGTGGGTAATGGCAGTGACGAGACGATATCTTACTTGGTTAAAATCTTTTCTGGAAAGGATGTAATAATTTGTCCGCCTACATTTGAAATGTACGAATTTTATTCCGTCCTCAATGGCTTTTCAGTAAAAAAAATCCCTTTGAATACCAATTACGAAATAAAAGACATAGATAAAGCCGTAGATGATCAAACGAGTATGATATTCATCTGTTCGCCAAACAATCCTACCGGAAACTTGCAACCCCAAAAAGAGATCTTAAAAGCCTTAAAAACAGGAGTCCCTGTAATTGTTGACGAAGCATATGCAGATTTCTCAAAAATAAGCATGATACAACATTTAAAAGACTACCCAAATCTTATAATATTAAAAACATTTTCCAAAGCGTTCGGATTGGCAGGTATCAGAGCAGGTATCTTAATAGCCAATGAAGAAATAGTTAAACAAATAATGAAAATAAAATCCCCTTACAGTTTCAACGTATTAACTGAAAAGATGGTAGAAACCATAATAGAAAATTATAATCTCATTTTAGAAAAAATTGATTACATCATCGAAGAAAGAAATAAGCTTTCAAAAGAGCTTGGACGAGTTGCCTTAAAAAGTGATGCTAATTTTATACTCTTGGATTTCGATAAAATAGAAGGTATAACAGCTAAAGCTGTTTACAACTACTTTTTAGAAAATAAAATGCTTTTGAGAAGATACTCTGGGACTTTAGAAAATAAAATTCGAGTAACCGTTGGAACCAAAGAAGAAAATCAAAAGTTTTTAGCTCTTTTTAAAGAATTAACTAGTAATTATGATAACAGATCAAGACTTACGAACGTTAAAAAGCAATAA
- a CDS encoding iron-containing alcohol dehydrogenase: MLNFEFVSPTRIIFGKNAEEKVGEEVKKYSGKILFHYGQGSIKKTGLYDKVARSLKNGGVEFVELGGVQPNPRLSLVRKGIEICKKENINFILAVGGGSVIDSAKAIAAGMKYEGDVWELYEGKGTLKEALPVGVILTIPAAGSEASMGSVITNEDGWYKRSINYDILRPVFAIMNPELTYTLPPFQTAVGAVDMLTHVMERYFTNTHHVELTDRLSEATMRTIIHNAPLALKDPYNYDVRAEIMWAGTVAHNGLLGTGREEDWATHDIEHEVSGIYDVAHGAGLAVLFPAWMKYVYRHDLNRFARYAVNVWNVEADFFNLEKTALEGINRLEKYYKEDLKLPITLKELKVPDDRFEEMAQKATERGPVGNFVKLYKEDVLNILKLAR, encoded by the coding sequence ATGTTAAATTTTGAATTTGTAAGTCCTACACGAATAATCTTCGGAAAAAATGCCGAGGAAAAGGTTGGGGAAGAGGTAAAAAAGTACTCCGGTAAAATTTTATTCCACTATGGGCAAGGAAGTATTAAAAAAACAGGTTTATATGATAAAGTTGCAAGATCTTTGAAAAATGGAGGGGTTGAGTTTGTTGAATTGGGGGGTGTTCAGCCCAATCCTAGGTTAAGTTTGGTGAGAAAAGGGATTGAAATATGTAAAAAAGAAAATATTAATTTTATACTGGCTGTGGGTGGAGGAAGTGTAATAGATTCTGCAAAGGCTATAGCAGCAGGAATGAAGTATGAAGGAGACGTTTGGGAATTGTATGAAGGGAAGGGAACTTTGAAAGAAGCACTTCCTGTTGGTGTCATTTTAACCATACCTGCTGCAGGTAGTGAAGCTAGTATGGGTTCGGTTATTACAAATGAAGATGGATGGTATAAAAGATCGATAAATTACGATATTTTAAGACCGGTTTTTGCAATAATGAATCCTGAATTAACTTATACTCTACCACCTTTTCAAACAGCTGTTGGAGCGGTGGATATGTTAACTCACGTAATGGAAAGATACTTCACCAACACCCATCATGTGGAGTTAACGGATAGATTGAGCGAAGCTACAATGAGAACTATAATTCACAATGCACCTTTGGCCCTTAAAGATCCTTACAATTATGACGTCAGAGCTGAAATTATGTGGGCTGGTACCGTTGCTCATAACGGTTTATTAGGAACTGGAAGGGAAGAAGACTGGGCAACTCATGATATAGAACATGAAGTAAGTGGCATTTACGACGTTGCCCACGGAGCAGGTTTAGCTGTCTTATTTCCTGCTTGGATGAAATATGTTTATAGGCACGATTTAAACAGATTTGCTAGGTATGCTGTAAATGTTTGGAACGTTGAAGCTGATTTCTTCAATTTAGAAAAAACAGCTTTGGAGGGTATTAATAGGCTTGAAAAATATTACAAAGAAGATTTAAAATTACCAATCACCTTGAAAGAATTGAAAGTTCCCGATGACAGATTCGAGGAAATGGCGCAAAAGGCAACGGAAAGAGGACCTGTCGGTAATTTTGTAAAACTTTACAAGGAAGATGTTCTAAATATCTTAAAATTGGCAAGGTAA
- a CDS encoding NAD(P)H-dependent flavin oxidoreductase gives MNLINILNINGLVPKLPIIQGGMSVGISLDNLASAVANAGGIGVIGTAGIGLIENPETRKVKEANIEGLKKVIRKAREKTKGIIGVNIMTVLTDYKELVKTAIKEEIDLIISGAGLPLSLPEFLDKESKTRLVPIVSSLKAAQIIFKKWWMKYKYIPDAFIVEGPKAGGHLGFKKMDIENPQFQLEVTVPQIVGFCEEIKKEYNKEVPVIAAGGINKPEKVNEIFALGAKGIQVGTPFIATQECDADIKFKEALINAKEEDIVIIESPVGLPGRAIKNKFIEDVSKGIKKPFKCPYHCIKTCNFVDAPYCIAQGLLNAAKGNLDDGFVFSGQYGYKIDKITTVQEVINYLFGINVDKVKEPSPQRS, from the coding sequence GTGAATCTAATAAATATTTTAAACATCAATGGTTTAGTTCCAAAGTTGCCAATAATCCAAGGGGGCATGTCCGTTGGTATTTCCCTTGATAATTTAGCATCTGCGGTAGCAAACGCCGGAGGGATTGGAGTAATAGGTACTGCAGGAATCGGCTTAATAGAAAATCCTGAAACGAGAAAAGTGAAAGAAGCTAATATAGAAGGCCTCAAAAAGGTTATTAGAAAGGCAAGAGAAAAGACAAAGGGAATAATTGGCGTTAATATAATGACCGTTTTGACTGATTATAAAGAGCTTGTGAAAACAGCGATAAAAGAAGAAATAGATTTAATAATATCTGGAGCAGGATTGCCTTTAAGTTTACCTGAATTTCTAGATAAAGAATCTAAAACAAGGTTAGTTCCTATAGTTTCTTCTTTAAAAGCTGCCCAAATAATATTCAAAAAATGGTGGATGAAATATAAGTACATTCCTGATGCATTTATTGTGGAAGGTCCAAAAGCCGGAGGACATTTGGGATTTAAAAAGATGGATATAGAGAATCCTCAATTTCAACTCGAAGTTACCGTTCCTCAGATAGTAGGTTTTTGTGAGGAAATTAAAAAAGAATACAATAAAGAAGTACCTGTAATAGCTGCTGGTGGTATCAATAAACCTGAAAAAGTAAATGAAATATTTGCATTAGGTGCGAAGGGGATACAAGTAGGAACTCCTTTTATAGCCACGCAAGAGTGTGATGCCGATATAAAATTTAAAGAGGCTTTGATAAATGCTAAAGAAGAAGATATAGTAATAATTGAAAGTCCCGTAGGCCTTCCGGGAAGAGCTATCAAAAACAAATTTATAGAAGATGTTTCAAAAGGGATTAAAAAGCCATTCAAATGTCCTTATCACTGTATTAAAACGTGTAATTTTGTTGATGCTCCTTATTGTATAGCCCAAGGGCTGCTTAACGCGGCAAAGGGGAATTTAGATGACGGATTTGTTTTTAGCGGACAATACGGTTACAAAATCGATAAAATTACAACGGTACAAGAAGTAATAAACTATCTTTTTGGAATCAACGTAGATAAAGTGAAAGAGCCGTCTCCTCAACGCTCATAG
- a CDS encoding cation diffusion facilitator family transporter, whose translation MKKTLNEENFQINSTREKLAANASWMGIIINGALAFFKLVISFITGSMAILADGIDTTTDIITSILTLIASKISSKPADDSHPFGHERAETIVTKVLSLVIIYAGFQVLIGAIQSIITHSFSIYRPYLVLWISLISIFTKYFLYKYKFSVGNKIRNSSIVADALNMRNDILTSLSVLIGIIFYLTLNIMWVDSLVAIIVSAFIFRVGIKMFLETSDEFMGSSKELGEIYYNTLEAVEKVSKANNPHKIRVRKAGYVYFVELHIEVEEEMSVKEANETASQVEKELKKINPYIKDVMIHVEPLGNNEEEEFGFDKNSIKRIFDK comes from the coding sequence TTGAAGAAAACACTAAATGAAGAAAATTTTCAGATTAATTCAACAAGAGAAAAATTAGCCGCAAATGCCTCCTGGATGGGAATAATAATAAACGGTGCTCTTGCTTTTTTTAAATTAGTTATCTCTTTCATTACGGGGAGCATGGCGATTTTAGCTGATGGAATAGATACTACAACGGATATAATAACTTCCATACTAACTTTAATTGCATCGAAAATTTCAAGTAAACCCGCAGATGATAGCCATCCTTTTGGCCATGAACGAGCTGAAACGATAGTTACTAAGGTTTTATCTTTAGTGATTATTTACGCCGGTTTTCAAGTTCTCATAGGTGCCATTCAAAGTATAATAACCCATAGTTTTTCAATTTATAGGCCTTATTTAGTGCTATGGATTTCTTTGATTTCGATATTTACCAAATATTTTTTATACAAATATAAATTCTCCGTCGGAAATAAAATAAGAAACTCTTCTATAGTGGCGGATGCTTTAAATATGAGAAATGACATTTTAACTTCTTTGTCTGTATTAATTGGCATTATATTTTACCTTACGTTAAACATAATGTGGGTGGATTCGCTGGTGGCGATTATTGTATCCGCGTTCATATTCAGAGTTGGAATAAAGATGTTTCTAGAAACCTCAGATGAGTTTATGGGTAGTTCAAAAGAATTAGGAGAAATTTATTACAATACTTTAGAAGCCGTTGAAAAAGTTAGCAAAGCCAATAATCCTCATAAAATCAGGGTGAGAAAAGCAGGATATGTTTATTTTGTCGAACTTCATATCGAAGTCGAAGAAGAAATGAGCGTAAAAGAAGCTAATGAAACAGCGTCGCAAGTTGAAAAGGAATTAAAGAAAATAAATCCTTACATAAAAGATGTGATGATCCACGTAGAACCTTTAGGGAACAACGAGGAAGAAGAATTTGGATTCGATAAAAATTCTATTAAAAGAATTTTTGATAAATAA